In Yersinia enterocolitica subsp. enterocolitica, one DNA window encodes the following:
- the cysS gene encoding cysteine--tRNA ligase encodes MLKIFNTLSRQKEEFKPIHAGKVGMYVCGITIYDLCHIGHGRTFVAFDVVARYLRYLGYSLTYVRNVTDVDDKIIKRALENNETCEQLTTRMLVEMHKDFDALNLKRPDLEPRATHHIPEIIALTERLIARNHAYVAANGDVMFSVESDPDYGLLSRQDLDQLQAGARVEVADVKRNPMDFVLWKMSKPGEPSWESPWGPGRPGWHIECSAMNGKQLGAHFDIHGGGSDLMFPHHENEIAQSTCAHDGPYVNYWMHSGMVMIDKEKMSKSLNNFFTIRDVLAYYDAETVRYFLMSGHYRSQLNYSEENLKQARASLERLYTALRGTDANATPAGGAEFEARFRAAMDDDFNTPEAYSVLFDIAREVNRLKTEDITAANALAAELRKLAHVLGLLEQDPELFLQSGAQTDDDEVAKIEALIKQRNDARSSKDWALADSARDQLNELGIVLEDGPQGTTWRRK; translated from the coding sequence ATGCTAAAGATTTTTAATACACTGAGTCGCCAAAAAGAGGAATTCAAGCCTATTCATGCCGGTAAAGTAGGTATGTACGTATGCGGGATCACCATTTATGACCTGTGTCACATTGGGCATGGGCGTACTTTTGTCGCGTTCGACGTTGTTGCGCGCTATTTGCGTTATTTAGGTTACTCTCTGACGTATGTCCGCAATGTCACTGACGTTGACGACAAGATAATTAAACGCGCGCTCGAAAATAATGAAACTTGCGAGCAACTCACCACGCGCATGTTGGTGGAAATGCACAAAGATTTTGATGCATTGAACCTCAAACGCCCAGATTTAGAGCCGCGCGCCACCCATCATATCCCTGAAATTATAGCATTGACTGAGCGCTTGATCGCCCGTAATCACGCCTACGTGGCTGCCAATGGGGATGTTATGTTCTCCGTTGAAAGTGATCCGGATTATGGTCTGTTATCTCGTCAAGACTTGGATCAGTTGCAGGCGGGAGCGCGTGTTGAAGTTGCTGATGTTAAACGCAATCCGATGGATTTTGTTCTGTGGAAAATGTCCAAACCAGGGGAACCTAGCTGGGAATCACCTTGGGGGCCGGGCCGCCCAGGCTGGCATATTGAATGTTCCGCAATGAACGGCAAGCAGCTCGGTGCGCATTTCGATATTCACGGTGGTGGCTCTGATTTGATGTTCCCGCACCATGAAAATGAGATTGCACAATCTACCTGTGCGCATGATGGCCCATATGTTAATTACTGGATGCATTCCGGTATGGTGATGATTGACAAAGAAAAAATGTCGAAATCATTGAATAACTTCTTCACTATCCGTGATGTGTTGGCGTATTACGATGCGGAAACTGTGCGCTATTTCCTGATGTCTGGCCACTATCGTAGTCAGCTGAATTACAGCGAAGAAAACCTCAAGCAAGCGCGTGCTTCATTAGAGCGTTTATATACTGCGCTGCGCGGTACTGACGCGAATGCAACGCCGGCAGGTGGCGCTGAGTTTGAAGCGCGTTTCCGTGCGGCAATGGATGATGATTTCAATACGCCAGAGGCCTACTCGGTGCTGTTTGATATCGCGCGCGAAGTGAATCGCCTTAAAACTGAAGATATAACTGCGGCAAATGCGTTAGCGGCAGAGTTGCGTAAACTGGCGCATGTGCTGGGATTATTGGAACAGGATCCAGAACTGTTTTTACAAAGTGGTGCGCAAACGGACGACGATGAAGTGGCAAAAATCGAAGCTCTTATCAAGCAGCGCAACGATGCCCGCAGCAGCAAAGATTGGGCGCTGGCAGATTCTGCTCGTGATCAATTGAATGAATTGGGTATTGTGCTGGAAGATGGCCCGCAAGGGACGACCTGGCGTCGTAAATAA
- the ybcJ gene encoding ribosome-associated protein YbcJ yields MDIFHLEKHPHVELCDLLKLQGWNDSGASAKAAIADGQVKVDGNVETRKRCKILADQIVEFQGMKVQVKA; encoded by the coding sequence ATGGACATTTTTCATTTGGAAAAACACCCGCACGTCGAACTGTGTGACTTATTAAAGTTGCAAGGTTGGAACGATAGCGGAGCATCAGCAAAAGCCGCCATCGCTGATGGGCAGGTAAAAGTCGACGGAAATGTTGAAACGCGTAAGCGCTGCAAAATCCTGGCTGACCAAATTGTTGAGTTTCAAGGTATGAAAGTACAGGTTAAAGCCTAA
- the folD gene encoding bifunctional methylenetetrahydrofolate dehydrogenase/methenyltetrahydrofolate cyclohydrolase FolD: protein MSAKIIDGKTIAQQVRNEVAALVQKRLAAGKRAPGLAVVLVGENPASQIYVASKRKACEEVGFVSRSYDLPMTTTEAELLALIDSLNNDSEIDGILVQLPLPAGIDNVKVLEHIHPDKDVDGFHPYNVGRLCQRAPKLRPCTPRGIVTLLERYDIPTYGLNAVVVGASNIVGRPMSLELLLAGCTTTVTHRFTKNLRQHVENADLLVVAVGKPGFIPGEWIKPGTIVIDVGINRLESGKVVGDVEFDVAVERAGWITPVPGGVGPMTVATLIQNTLQACEEYHDINENRVKGQ, encoded by the coding sequence ATGTCAGCGAAAATTATAGATGGTAAAACGATTGCGCAGCAGGTACGAAACGAAGTAGCTGCGTTGGTACAGAAACGTTTAGCCGCGGGTAAACGTGCTCCCGGCCTTGCTGTTGTGTTGGTAGGTGAAAATCCAGCTTCACAAATTTATGTCGCCAGTAAACGTAAGGCATGCGAAGAAGTGGGTTTTGTTTCCCGTTCTTATGACCTGCCGATGACCACCACGGAAGCCGAGCTGTTAGCCTTAATTGATTCACTGAATAACGATAGTGAAATCGATGGGATTCTGGTGCAACTGCCACTGCCCGCGGGGATTGATAATGTCAAAGTCCTGGAACACATTCATCCAGATAAAGACGTCGATGGTTTCCATCCTTACAACGTGGGTCGCTTGTGTCAGCGCGCACCTAAACTGCGCCCTTGCACCCCACGCGGTATAGTGACACTGCTGGAGCGTTACGACATCCCGACTTACGGTCTGAACGCTGTCGTCGTGGGGGCATCCAATATTGTTGGTCGCCCGATGAGCCTTGAGTTATTGCTGGCTGGCTGTACCACTACCGTCACGCATCGTTTCACTAAAAATCTGCGCCAGCATGTCGAAAATGCGGATTTATTGGTGGTCGCCGTCGGTAAACCCGGTTTTATTCCCGGTGAGTGGATTAAACCCGGCACAATCGTGATTGATGTCGGCATTAACCGCCTTGAAAGTGGTAAAGTAGTCGGCGATGTAGAATTTGATGTCGCTGTTGAGCGTGCGGGTTGGATTACACCGGTTCCCGGTGGCGTCGGGCCGATGACCGTTGCAACACTGATACAAAATACCTTGCAAGCCTGCGAGGAATATCACGACATCAACGAAAATAGAGTGAAAGGACAGTAA